One Streptomyces sp. V4I8 genomic window carries:
- a CDS encoding GntR family transcriptional regulator has protein sequence MRIPAHSVCTAIRDDIVAGVYERGGRLTEELLARRYGVSRVPVREALRTLEAEGFVVTRRHAGACVAEPTEREAADLLEMRMLLEPLGASRAAQRRTEAHLKVLRGLVRLGQERARRGNSEDLRSLGGWFHETLAQASGSPALASMLTQLRHKIAWMYTVEAPVSPVESWTEHGAIVDAVARGDGERARAITALHSERAISAHRLRFGSGGDRAERVRNSQHPVNMPSLRH, from the coding sequence ATGCGTATTCCGGCGCACTCGGTATGCACCGCGATCCGGGACGACATCGTCGCCGGCGTCTACGAGCGCGGCGGCCGGCTCACCGAGGAACTCCTCGCGCGCCGCTACGGCGTCTCCCGCGTCCCCGTGCGGGAGGCCCTGCGCACCCTGGAGGCGGAGGGCTTCGTGGTGACCCGGCGGCACGCGGGCGCGTGCGTCGCCGAGCCGACCGAGCGGGAGGCCGCCGACCTGCTGGAGATGCGCATGCTCCTGGAGCCGCTCGGCGCCTCCCGGGCCGCCCAGCGGCGCACCGAGGCCCATCTGAAGGTCCTGCGCGGCCTGGTCAGGCTGGGCCAGGAACGGGCCAGGAGGGGAAACAGCGAGGATCTGCGCTCGCTGGGCGGCTGGTTCCACGAGACGCTGGCCCAAGCCTCCGGCAGCCCCGCGCTGGCCTCGATGCTGACCCAGCTGCGCCACAAGATCGCCTGGATGTACACCGTGGAGGCGCCGGTCAGCCCCGTGGAGTCCTGGACCGAGCACGGCGCGATCGTGGACGCGGTGGCGCGCGGTGACGGCGAACGCGCTCGCGCGATCACGGCACTGCACTCCGAGCGCGCGATCTCCGCGCACCGGCTGCGGTTCGGCTCCGGCGGTGATCGCGCCGAGCGTGTGAGGAATTCGCAACATCCCGTAAACATGCCGAGCCTGCGACATTAA
- a CDS encoding GNAT family N-acetyltransferase — protein MQSASDRHEYPAHWEADVVLRDGGTARIRPITVDDAERLVSFYEQVSDESKYYRFFAPYPRLSAKDVHRFTHHDFVDRVGLAATVGGEFIATVRYDRIGADGMPASAPADEAEVAFLVQDAHQGRGVASALLEHIGAVARERDIRRFAAEVLPANSKMIKVFTDAGYTQKRSFEDGVVRLEFDLEPTDRSLAVQYAREQRAEARSVRRLLVPGSVAVIGVGRTPGGVGRSVFGNIRDAGFTGRLYAVNRAFPEDLKELDGVPAHRSMRDIEEQVDLAVVAVPAEYVPEVVTDCGEHGVQGLVVLSAGYAESGPDGRERQRELVRHARAYGMRIIGPNAFGIINTSADVRLNASLAPEMPRPGRIGLFAQSGAIGIALLSRLHRRGGGVTGVTGVSTLVSSGNRADVSGNDVLQYWYDDPDTDVALMYLESIGNPRKFTRLARRTAAAKPLVVVQGARHGGAAPQGHAVRATRLPHATVSALLRQAGVIRVDTITELVDAGLLLARQPLPTGPRVAILGNSESLGLLTYDACLSEGLRPLPPLDLTTGASAADFHEALSRALADETCDAVVVTAIPAIGDATTADAELAQALRSAAERVPGKPVLVVHVELGGLAEALSAAASTAPQAVTKAPGLAGRAHPFRPLDFPADPPPGPSKTPENAPRLIPAYPAAERAVRALAEAVKYSQWRRDAADPGRVPEYEDIDEKGAARLIGGLLARGQGLTLGTDETADLLGKYGVHVHRALHATTPDDAADAAHTLGYPVALKATAPHLRHRADLGGVRLDLADEEQLRRAYAELTELFGKPEELRPVVQSMAPRGVDTVVRAVIDPAAGAVLSFGLAGAASQLLGDMAHRLIPVTDREATSIIRSIRTAPLLFGWRGSTPVDTPALEELLLRVSRLVDDHPEVVAVTLEPVVVATHGLSVLGASVRLAPPPARDDLGPRTLPTY, from the coding sequence ATGCAGAGCGCCTCGGACCGGCACGAGTACCCCGCCCACTGGGAAGCCGACGTGGTGCTGCGCGACGGCGGCACCGCGCGCATCCGCCCCATCACCGTTGATGACGCCGAGCGCCTGGTCAGCTTCTACGAGCAGGTCTCGGACGAGTCGAAGTACTACCGCTTCTTCGCGCCCTACCCGCGACTGTCCGCAAAGGACGTCCACCGCTTCACGCACCACGACTTTGTGGACCGGGTGGGACTCGCGGCCACAGTGGGCGGCGAGTTCATCGCCACCGTACGCTACGACCGGATCGGCGCCGACGGAATGCCCGCGTCCGCACCCGCCGACGAGGCCGAGGTCGCCTTCCTCGTCCAGGACGCCCACCAGGGGCGCGGCGTCGCCTCCGCGCTGCTGGAACACATCGGCGCCGTCGCCCGCGAGCGCGATATCCGCCGCTTCGCCGCCGAGGTGCTGCCCGCCAACTCCAAGATGATCAAGGTGTTCACGGACGCCGGGTACACCCAGAAGCGCAGCTTCGAGGACGGCGTCGTACGCCTGGAGTTCGACCTGGAGCCGACGGACCGCTCGCTCGCCGTGCAGTACGCGCGCGAGCAGCGCGCCGAGGCCCGGTCCGTGCGGCGGCTGCTGGTACCCGGCTCGGTCGCCGTCATCGGCGTCGGCCGCACCCCCGGCGGGGTGGGCCGCAGTGTTTTCGGCAACATCAGGGACGCCGGCTTCACGGGACGGCTGTACGCGGTGAACAGGGCGTTCCCGGAGGATCTCAAGGAACTCGACGGGGTGCCCGCGCACCGCTCGATGCGGGACATCGAGGAGCAGGTCGATCTCGCGGTGGTCGCCGTACCCGCCGAGTACGTCCCCGAAGTGGTCACCGACTGCGGCGAGCACGGTGTGCAGGGCCTGGTCGTGCTCTCCGCCGGGTACGCCGAGAGCGGTCCCGACGGGCGGGAGCGGCAGCGCGAACTCGTCCGGCACGCGCGCGCGTACGGCATGCGCATCATCGGACCGAACGCCTTCGGGATCATCAACACCTCCGCCGATGTCCGGCTGAACGCCTCACTGGCGCCCGAGATGCCCCGTCCGGGCCGGATCGGGCTGTTCGCCCAGTCCGGCGCGATCGGGATCGCCCTGCTGTCCAGGCTGCACCGACGCGGTGGCGGCGTGACCGGGGTCACAGGAGTGTCGACCCTGGTCTCGTCCGGCAACCGGGCCGACGTGTCCGGCAACGACGTCCTTCAGTACTGGTACGACGACCCGGACACCGACGTCGCCCTGATGTACCTGGAGTCCATCGGCAACCCGCGCAAGTTCACCCGCCTCGCCCGGCGTACGGCGGCGGCGAAGCCGTTGGTCGTGGTGCAGGGCGCGCGGCACGGCGGCGCGGCACCCCAGGGGCACGCCGTCCGGGCCACGAGGCTGCCGCACGCCACGGTGTCCGCGCTGCTGCGGCAGGCCGGCGTGATCCGGGTGGACACGATCACCGAACTGGTGGACGCCGGGCTGCTGCTCGCACGCCAGCCACTGCCGACCGGACCGCGGGTGGCGATCCTCGGGAACTCCGAGTCACTGGGACTGCTGACCTACGACGCCTGTCTCTCCGAGGGGCTGCGGCCGTTGCCGCCGCTGGATCTGACGACGGGGGCGTCGGCGGCCGACTTCCACGAGGCGTTGTCGCGCGCGTTGGCCGACGAGACGTGCGACGCGGTCGTCGTCACCGCCATCCCGGCGATCGGGGACGCCACGACCGCCGACGCGGAGCTGGCTCAGGCGCTGCGGTCGGCGGCCGAGCGGGTGCCGGGGAAGCCGGTGCTGGTGGTGCACGTGGAGCTCGGAGGGCTCGCGGAGGCACTGTCGGCCGCGGCGAGCACCGCCCCACAGGCGGTCACGAAGGCGCCCGGCCTCGCGGGCCGCGCCCACCCCTTCCGCCCCCTGGACTTCCCGGCCGACCCCCCGCCCGGACCATCGAAGACCCCGGAGAACGCCCCCCGCCTCATCCCCGCCTACCCCGCCGCCGAACGCGCGGTCCGCGCCCTCGCCGAAGCCGTCAAATACTCCCAGTGGCGACGCGACGCGGCCGACCCGGGCCGGGTGCCGGAGTACGAGGACATCGACGAGAAGGGTGCCGCCCGGCTGATCGGCGGGCTCCTCGCGCGCGGGCAGGGCCTCACGCTCGGCACCGACGAGACCGCCGACCTGCTCGGCAAGTACGGCGTCCATGTGCATCGCGCCCTGCACGCGACCACCCCCGACGACGCCGCGGACGCCGCCCACACCCTCGGCTACCCCGTCGCCCTCAAGGCCACCGCCCCCCACCTGCGGCACCGCGCCGACCTCGGCGGAGTGCGGCTCGATCTCGCGGACGAGGAGCAACTGCGGCGGGCGTACGCCGAGTTGACCGAGCTGTTCGGCAAGCCGGAGGAGCTGCGCCCGGTCGTGCAGAGCATGGCGCCACGCGGCGTCGACACCGTCGTACGGGCCGTGATCGACCCGGCGGCCGGTGCCGTGCTGTCCTTCGGGCTGGCCGGAGCCGCCTCGCAGTTGCTCGGGGACATGGCCCACCGGCTCATCCCGGTCACCGACCGCGAGGCGACCTCGATCATCCGCTCGATCCGAACGGCACCGCTCCTGTTCGGCTGGCGCGGCTCCACGCCCGTGGACACCCCTGCCCTGGAGGAGCTGCTGCTGCGGGTGTCGCGACTGGTCGACGACCACCCGGAGGTCGTCGCGGTCACCCTGGAGCCGGTCGTCGTCGCCACCCACGGTCTGAGCGTGCTCGGCGCCTCCGTACGCCTCGCCCCGCCGCCCGCCCGCGACGACCTCGGGCCGAGGACCCTGCCCACGTACTGA
- a CDS encoding thymidine kinase, with protein MPELVFFSGTMDCGKSTLALQIEHNRSARGLQGMIFTRDDRAGEGKLSSRLGLVTDAVEVGDGQDLYAYLVDHLSQGGRADYVIADEAQFLVPEQIDQLARVVDDLSIDVYAFGITTDFRSKLFPGSQRLVELADRVEVLQVEALCWCGARATHNARTIGGEMVVEGAQVVVGDVNQADAVGYEVLCRRHHRRRMTASSARAAALSPDVLPVQPV; from the coding sequence ATGCCCGAGCTGGTGTTCTTCTCCGGAACGATGGACTGCGGGAAGTCGACGCTGGCTCTCCAGATCGAGCACAACCGTTCGGCGCGTGGTCTGCAGGGCATGATCTTCACCCGCGACGACCGTGCGGGCGAGGGCAAGCTGTCCTCCCGGCTCGGCCTGGTCACGGACGCGGTGGAGGTCGGCGACGGCCAGGACCTGTACGCGTACCTTGTCGACCATCTCTCCCAGGGCGGGCGCGCGGACTACGTCATCGCCGACGAGGCCCAGTTCCTCGTGCCGGAGCAGATAGACCAACTCGCCCGTGTGGTCGACGACCTGAGCATCGACGTCTACGCCTTCGGCATCACGACCGACTTCCGCTCCAAGCTGTTCCCGGGCTCGCAGCGCCTGGTGGAGCTGGCCGACCGGGTCGAGGTCCTCCAGGTCGAGGCCCTGTGCTGGTGCGGCGCCCGCGCCACCCACAACGCCCGCACGATAGGCGGCGAGATGGTCGTCGAAGGCGCCCAGGTGGTCGTCGGCGACGTCAACCAGGCGGACGCCGTCGGCTACGAGGTCCTGTGCCGCCGCCATCACCGACGCCGTATGACGGCGTCCAGCGCACGGGCGGCGGCGCTCTCCCCGGACGTCCTGCCGGTGCAGCCGGTCTGA
- a CDS encoding M23 family metallopeptidase encodes MAFTCATGKKRPTGKHRRPSRIQSTTARAAGVAALTATGVIGTLAAPALAAEPAVEQTGLIPVITVDDTLADQIDAQAAAQKQAAQEAEARKKAAEEAARKKAAEKAKQEREAKERAAREAERKRLLSYVAPISGSYVSTGYKAGGAVWSSGSHTGIDFHAASGTSVHAVGSGTVVEAGWGGSYGNNIVIKMNDGTYTQYGHLSSIGVSVGQTVTPGQQIGLSGATGNVTGPHLHFEARTTAEYGSDIDPVAYLRSHGVNV; translated from the coding sequence ATGGCGTTCACCTGCGCCACCGGGAAGAAGCGTCCCACCGGGAAGCATCGTCGACCCAGCCGGATCCAGAGCACCACCGCCCGCGCGGCGGGCGTCGCCGCTCTCACCGCGACCGGCGTCATAGGCACCCTGGCCGCCCCGGCGCTCGCCGCCGAACCCGCCGTCGAGCAGACCGGCCTCATCCCCGTCATCACCGTCGACGACACGCTCGCCGATCAGATCGACGCCCAGGCCGCCGCCCAGAAGCAGGCCGCCCAGGAGGCCGAGGCCCGGAAGAAGGCCGCCGAGGAGGCCGCGCGCAAGAAGGCGGCCGAGAAGGCCAAGCAGGAGCGCGAGGCCAAGGAGCGCGCCGCCCGCGAGGCCGAGCGCAAGCGCCTGCTGTCCTACGTCGCCCCGATCTCCGGCTCGTACGTCTCCACGGGCTACAAGGCCGGCGGCGCCGTCTGGTCCTCCGGCAGCCACACGGGCATCGACTTCCACGCCGCCAGCGGCACCTCCGTCCACGCGGTCGGCTCCGGCACCGTCGTGGAGGCCGGCTGGGGTGGGTCGTACGGCAACAACATCGTGATCAAGATGAATGACGGTACGTACACCCAGTACGGCCACCTGTCGTCCATAGGCGTCTCGGTGGGCCAGACCGTCACCCCCGGCCAGCAGATCGGCCTGTCCGGCGCCACCGGCAACGTCACCGGACCGCATCTGCACTTCGAGGCCCGGACGACCGCCGAGTACGGCTCCGACATCGACCCCGTCGCCTACCTCCGCTCGCACGGCGTGAACGTCTGA
- a CDS encoding DUF5998 family protein, whose protein sequence is MAKTSTTTQGLRAAIERSGYYPALVAEAVEAAVGGEPIRSYLVHQETTFDQNEVRRHVTVLVLTGNRFIVSHTDEQAADTTSPTPYATTSTESVKIGRISSVVVSRVVANPEQYKPGTPPREVVLTIGWGAVSRIDLEPAACGDPNCEADHGYTGSSTADDLSLRVSEAGDGPETVRQALAFAQALSEATADPAH, encoded by the coding sequence ATGGCCAAGACCAGTACGACGACCCAGGGGCTGCGTGCGGCGATCGAGCGCAGCGGCTACTACCCGGCCCTCGTGGCCGAGGCGGTGGAGGCCGCTGTGGGCGGCGAGCCCATCCGGTCGTACCTGGTCCACCAGGAGACGACGTTCGACCAGAACGAGGTGCGCCGGCATGTGACCGTGCTCGTCCTCACCGGCAACCGCTTCATCGTCAGCCACACCGACGAGCAGGCCGCCGACACCACCTCCCCGACGCCGTACGCCACCACGTCGACCGAGTCGGTGAAGATCGGCCGGATCTCGTCGGTCGTCGTCAGCCGTGTCGTCGCCAACCCCGAGCAGTACAAGCCGGGCACGCCGCCCCGCGAGGTCGTGCTGACCATCGGGTGGGGCGCCGTCTCCCGCATCGACCTGGAGCCCGCCGCCTGCGGCGACCCCAACTGCGAGGCGGACCACGGCTACACGGGCAGCTCGACGGCGGACGACCTCAGCCTGCGGGTCAGCGAGGCCGGCGACGGCCCGGAGACGGTCCGCCAGGCCCTCGCCTTCGCACAGGCGCTCTCCGAGGCGACCGCGGACCCCGCTCACTGA
- a CDS encoding HPr family phosphocarrier protein: MAERRVNVGWAEGLHARPASIFVRAATAAGIPVTIAKADGNPVNAASMLAVLGLGAQGGEEIVLASDAEGADAALDRLAKLVSEGLEELPETV; the protein is encoded by the coding sequence ATGGCTGAGCGCCGCGTCAACGTCGGCTGGGCCGAGGGCCTTCACGCCCGCCCCGCTTCCATCTTCGTCCGGGCCGCCACGGCCGCAGGTATCCCGGTGACGATCGCCAAGGCCGACGGCAACCCCGTCAACGCGGCCTCCATGCTGGCCGTTCTGGGCCTCGGCGCCCAGGGCGGCGAGGAGATCGTCCTCGCCTCCGACGCCGAGGGTGCGGACGCCGCCCTCGACCGTCTGGCGAAGCTGGTCTCCGAGGGCCTCGAGGAGCTGCCCGAGACGGTCTGA
- a CDS encoding VOC family protein, with protein sequence MTEARGSAGPNGETHARHTPGTPCWVSLMVHGLAATQEFYGALFGWEFQPGPQQLGPYVRALLDGREVAGIGQLPPDRHLPIAWTPYLASNDADLTADTVRLCGGTVGVGPLDAAEAGRLAICSDPSGAVFGIWQSAAHGGTAITGVPGTPAWNELLTFESVNVAKFYESVFAYEEEPVVSADFDYVTLHIDGRPVAGIHGVGTALPRDRGPHWMTYFEVADTDGAVDRVVDLGGHVLGPAHDSVHGRVATVADPEGARFSLIQNPR encoded by the coding sequence ATGACCGAGGCACGGGGGTCGGCCGGCCCGAACGGCGAGACGCACGCTCGGCACACGCCCGGCACGCCCTGCTGGGTGAGTCTGATGGTGCACGGGCTGGCCGCGACCCAGGAGTTCTACGGGGCGCTGTTCGGCTGGGAGTTCCAGCCCGGCCCCCAGCAGCTCGGCCCCTATGTGCGGGCCCTGCTCGACGGCCGTGAGGTGGCCGGCATCGGCCAGCTGCCGCCCGACCGCCACCTCCCCATCGCCTGGACGCCCTACCTCGCGTCGAACGACGCGGACCTGACCGCCGACACGGTACGGCTGTGCGGCGGCACGGTCGGCGTGGGCCCGCTGGACGCCGCCGAAGCCGGCCGGTTGGCGATCTGCTCCGACCCCTCCGGCGCCGTCTTCGGCATCTGGCAGAGTGCGGCGCACGGCGGCACGGCCATCACGGGCGTGCCCGGCACCCCGGCCTGGAACGAGCTGCTGACCTTCGAGTCGGTGAACGTCGCCAAGTTCTACGAGAGCGTGTTCGCCTACGAGGAGGAGCCGGTGGTCTCCGCCGACTTCGACTACGTCACCCTGCACATCGACGGCCGCCCCGTCGCCGGCATCCACGGCGTCGGCACGGCCCTCCCCCGCGACCGGGGGCCGCACTGGATGACGTACTTCGAAGTCGCCGACACGGACGGGGCCGTGGACCGGGTCGTCGACCTCGGTGGCCATGTCCTCGGACCGGCCCACGACAGCGTCCACGGCCGCGTGGCGACGGTGGCGGACCCGGAGGGGGCGCGGTTCTCCCTGATCCAGAACCCGCGCTGA
- a CDS encoding alkaline phosphatase family protein, whose protein sequence is MAQLTTWDSHPEPLAVHSAPVPEYGSGSLADLLPTLAAGMAVPEMTAAIPELTAADRNCVFLIDGLGWEQLKAHPEDAPFMTSLLSSSRGGTGRPITAGYPATTATSLASVGTGLPPGAHGLPGYTVRNPETGELMNQLRWNPWTAPRVWQPYPTVFQLAQQAGVHAAQVSSPTFQNTPLTKVALSGGTFLGRLTGEDRMDLAAGQLAAADRALVYTYYAELDGAGHRYGVDSDTWRGQLMYVDRLVQRLAEQLPPRSALYVTADHGMIDVPFDEEHRIDFDEDWELRAGVALLGGEGRARHVYAVPGAANDVLTCWREVLGEQFWVASRDEAIAAGWFGPRIDERVYDRIGDVVAAARDDVLIIASEREPKESAMVGNHGSMTPAEQLVPLLEVRS, encoded by the coding sequence ATGGCGCAGCTCACCACCTGGGACTCCCACCCGGAACCCCTCGCCGTCCACTCCGCGCCCGTCCCCGAGTACGGCAGCGGCTCCCTCGCCGACCTGCTGCCCACGCTGGCCGCGGGCATGGCCGTACCGGAGATGACCGCCGCGATCCCCGAGCTGACCGCCGCCGACCGCAACTGCGTGTTCCTGATCGACGGCCTCGGCTGGGAGCAGCTCAAGGCGCATCCCGAGGACGCGCCGTTCATGACCTCCCTCCTGAGCAGCTCGCGCGGCGGCACCGGACGCCCGATCACCGCCGGCTACCCGGCGACCACCGCGACCTCCCTCGCCTCCGTCGGCACCGGCCTGCCGCCGGGCGCGCACGGCCTGCCCGGATACACCGTGCGCAACCCCGAGACCGGCGAGCTGATGAACCAGCTGCGCTGGAACCCGTGGACGGCACCGCGCGTCTGGCAGCCGTACCCCACCGTCTTCCAGCTTGCGCAGCAGGCGGGTGTGCACGCGGCCCAGGTGTCGTCGCCCACCTTCCAGAACACCCCGCTCACCAAGGTCGCGCTCAGTGGCGGAACGTTCCTCGGGCGGCTGACCGGCGAGGACCGTATGGACCTCGCGGCCGGGCAACTGGCCGCGGCCGACCGCGCCTTGGTCTACACGTACTACGCCGAGCTCGACGGCGCCGGCCACCGCTACGGCGTCGACTCGGACACCTGGCGCGGCCAGCTCATGTACGTCGACCGGCTCGTCCAGCGCCTGGCCGAGCAGCTGCCGCCGCGCAGCGCGCTCTACGTCACCGCCGACCACGGCATGATCGACGTGCCCTTCGACGAAGAGCACCGCATCGACTTCGACGAGGACTGGGAGCTGCGCGCCGGCGTCGCCCTGCTGGGCGGTGAGGGCCGGGCGCGGCACGTCTACGCGGTGCCGGGCGCCGCGAACGACGTACTGACCTGCTGGCGCGAGGTGCTCGGCGAGCAGTTCTGGGTGGCCTCCCGGGACGAGGCGATCGCGGCGGGCTGGTTCGGGCCGCGGATCGACGAGCGGGTGTACGACCGTATCGGCGACGTGGTCGCGGCCGCGCGGGACGACGTCCTGATCATCGCGTCCGAGCGGGAGCCGAAGGAGTCGGCGATGGTCGGCAACCACGGTTCGATGACCCCCGCCGAGCAGTTGGTCCCCCTGCTCGAAGTACGCTCCTGA